GCTCGCTGCGTGTAATATTCCAACATCAAATCGTTGGGAACGCGATCCACCCCGGAACGCGCTCTGGTTAAGGGAGCCATAATGATGCGATTGGGAAGTGCGATTTTACCCAGGTGTAGCGGTTGAAAGAGTTCTGCTAAAGCGGAATTGGCAATTGTTGAGATAGACATAAAAACTCTCTTTTGTTCTATAGTTCAATAAACTCGAACAATCAAACTATAACCCAAAGGTATGGCATAATGTCAAGTATGAAACCGCTTTATCATCCCAACGCCAATCAAATTACCCTGGCAGGGGTACTTTACGCCCTGGGCGATCCCGCGCGTTTGGAAATTGTAGAACTGCTTTCCCAGCAAGGCGAACAACCTTGCTCTGCTTTCAACTGCGATCTGGCAAAATCCACCGTTTCCCATCATTTCAAGATTTTGCGAGAGTCCGGGGTAATTTATTCGTGCAAATCGGGAACCCAGCACTTGAATTCCTTGCGAAAAGAAGAGTTAGATCGGCTATTTCCGGGGTTATTAGATGCCGTTTTGAATAGCGTTGCGAATCCTGAATAGTTTCAATGTTGCTACATGGGACTGACACGAAGACGCGGAGCTTCCGTAGTGGTGTTTAAGTCACTCAGGGTGGGACGAGTTATATAAAATCCTTCAAATTGCACATCCTAAAAATTCCCCGTGTCTCCGTGTCAGCCCTTGCCAAGGGCATTCAACCGGATTTCATATCAATACTCTCTGGCTATTTCCTTGCAATAAGCTTGACGGACGTTCGGCTCAAAGCAAATAATGCTGACTTTCTCTATTGTCGTTTCGCGATCGAGAAAGGCGCGAATTTGTTTGAGGGCAATGCGGGCGGCATAATCGAGGGGAAAGCCTTTTGCTCCGGTACTAATGGCGGGAAAGGCGATGGTTTTACACTGATATTGGACGGCTAAGGTCAAGCAAGCATCGTAGCATTGGGCGAGGATTTCCGGTTCGCGGCTTTGACCCCCAAACCAAGTGGGTCCGACGGTGTGAATAATCCACTGTGCGGCTAGGTCATA
Above is a genomic segment from Lusitaniella coriacea LEGE 07157 containing:
- a CDS encoding ArsR/SmtB family transcription factor, which codes for MKPLYHPNANQITLAGVLYALGDPARLEIVELLSQQGEQPCSAFNCDLAKSTVSHHFKILRESGVIYSCKSGTQHLNSLRKEELDRLFPGLLDAVLNSVANPE